From Burkholderia pseudomultivorans, the proteins below share one genomic window:
- a CDS encoding DUF1348 family protein, which translates to MSDSPEVRPPVPPFSLETARQKVRAAEDAWNTRDPQRVSLAYTPQSRWRNRAEFVTGRDEIVGLLQRKWTRELDYRLIKELWAFGGNRIAVRFAYEWHDDAGNWFRSYGNENWEFDENGLMAYRHASINDLPIREADRLYHWPLGRRPDDHPGLSDLGL; encoded by the coding sequence ATGTCCGATTCCCCCGAAGTTCGCCCGCCCGTCCCGCCTTTCTCGCTCGAGACCGCACGCCAGAAAGTCCGCGCCGCCGAGGACGCATGGAACACGCGCGACCCGCAGCGCGTGTCGCTGGCCTATACGCCGCAAAGCCGGTGGCGCAATCGCGCGGAGTTCGTGACCGGCCGCGACGAGATCGTCGGTCTGCTGCAGCGGAAATGGACGCGCGAGCTCGACTACCGGCTGATCAAGGAGCTGTGGGCGTTCGGCGGCAATCGCATCGCGGTGCGTTTCGCCTACGAATGGCACGACGATGCCGGCAACTGGTTCCGCTCCTACGGCAACGAGAACTGGGAATTCGACGAGAACGGCCTGATGGCCTACCGCCATGCAAGCATCAACGATCTGCCGATTCGCGAAGCGGACCGCCTGTATCACTGGCCGCTCGGCCGACGTCCGGACGATCATCCGGGGCTGTCCGATCTCGGGCTGTGA
- a CDS encoding TetR/AcrR family transcriptional regulator: MNTHDDPSGEPDVRARLLDAAEALIYSGGIHATGVDAIVKRSGAARKSFYSHFESKEALVVAALERRDERWMRWFVDATLARGKSPRAQLLGMFDVLRDWFAQPGFHGCAFLNASGEIPDADDPVRIVARAHKARLLAFVRERFDACADTAGIERRGLARLARQWLVLIDGAIGVALVSGDAGAARDARATAELLLDAAAPPSNEPK; this comes from the coding sequence ATGAACACACATGACGACCCGTCCGGCGAGCCGGACGTACGCGCGCGGCTGCTCGACGCGGCCGAGGCGCTGATCTATTCGGGCGGCATCCACGCGACGGGTGTCGACGCGATCGTGAAGCGCTCGGGCGCGGCGCGCAAGAGCTTTTATTCGCACTTCGAATCGAAGGAGGCGCTGGTCGTCGCGGCGCTCGAACGTCGCGACGAGCGCTGGATGCGCTGGTTCGTCGATGCGACGCTGGCACGCGGCAAGTCGCCGCGCGCGCAGCTGCTCGGCATGTTCGACGTATTGCGCGACTGGTTCGCGCAGCCCGGTTTTCATGGCTGCGCATTTCTGAACGCGTCCGGCGAGATTCCCGATGCCGACGATCCGGTGCGCATCGTTGCGCGTGCCCACAAGGCACGCCTGCTGGCGTTCGTGCGCGAGCGGTTCGATGCCTGCGCGGACACGGCGGGTATCGAGCGGCGCGGGCTCGCGCGCCTCGCGCGTCAATGGCTGGTGCTGATCGACGGCGCGATCGGCGTCGCGCTCGTCAGCGGCGATGCAGGCGCCGCGCGCGATGCACGCGCGACGGCCGAACTCTTGCTCGACGCGGCGGCGCCGCCGTCGAACGAGCCGAAGTAA